AGCCGGCCTATCGGGAGATTCTGGTCTTGCGCGACATCGAAGGGCTGCGCGCCAAGGAGGTCGCCGAGGTGGTGGGCATCAGTGTGCCAGCGGTAAAGAGTCGCTTGCACCGCGCCCGGGCTCAGCTCCGCGAGCATTTGGCCGCGACCCCTTATCGGCCCCAGCCCGGCTGCCCTGACATCCGCAAGGTGTTCTCCGAGCACCTCGAGGGCGACCTGTCACCGGACATCTGCTCCACCATGGAGGCGCACGTGGCGAATTGTCGGGCTTGCGCGGCCGAGTGCGATGGGCTGAAAGCAGCGCTAAACGCCTGTGCCACGGCGCCTTGTGAGGTGCCGGTGGCGGTTCAAACGCGGGTCAAGGATGCGCTTCGTCAGGCGCTCGAACACTCGTCTTTCTAGCGGCGCTGCAGTGAGTGAGGCCAGAAAGCTTCCTAAGAAAACCGACAAGTACGGCATCACCATGATTAAGATTCCTGCAGGGAGTTTTATGATGGGAGACAATAGCTGCAAGCAGGTTCGGGCAATGTGTGCTGACCCGTTTGATAAGAGCAATAAGATTCCTTGTGCAGACGGTAGCAAGGAAGAAAAATGCACCGGTCAGTCTCATGAACGCCCTGCTCATAAAGTTACCCTAAGCTCATTCTGGATGGCGCAAACTGAGGTGACTCAAAAGCAATATTACAAAGTGATGGGAAGTAATCCTAGTGAGTATACATCCGATAAGCTTGGTTATCGCTCTGAGAATAATCCTGTTGAAAAGGTTACATGGTCCGAGGCGAAGAGGTTTTGTGAGAAGATTGGTTATCGTCTCCCAACCGAAGCTGAGTTTGAATACGCACAACGCGCAGGCACCACTGGAGACCATTACGGCAGCCTCAATAGAATTGCCTGGTACTATAAGAACTCCAATAATCAAACACACCCCGTGGCGAAAAAATCTCCGAATTCCTTTGGGCTTTACGACATGACCGGGAATGTTTTTGAGTGGGTGAATGATTGGTATGGGAAGGATTACTACAAGGTAAGCCCTGGGAATAACCCTAAAGGGCCGAGTAGCGGCAGCTATTCTCGCGTGCTCCGCGGCGGGTCGTTCTTCAGCAGTTCGAGGCTCGACTACTCCAGGGAATCCCCCCAGGGTCATGACCTGCGCGCGTCTGGTCGCTACAGCAACGATCCAGGCAGCCGTAACTACTGCTTCGGTTTCCGTTGCGCCCAGTAGAAATGCTTCTATTTTCTATCTTTCCCTCCCTTTTAAGGGAGGGCTAGGGAGGGTCTTCTTGTCGCCGGAGGCGACTCATTCGAAATTATTTTCAACCTAGTCACTCTCAAGTCTTTTGAACTCTCGCGAGGATATGGGGCGGTTCAAGAGCTTACGCATATGGTTTCGCTGGCTGTCGAGATTCTCGCCGTTCTTTTTGAGTACGTCGACGTTGTGTCGCAGTACACCTACATTTTGTGAGAGGTTATGTGAGTTGGCGACCTCGTCGCCGTAGTCCTTTACAAACGCAGCGTAGGCTTGCTGGAAGTCTGTATTGATCGATGGAAAGTCATTGAGCTTTGCGAGGAGCGCTTTCGATTTTGAGCTGAGCCGTTCATGCTTTACGGGATCTTGGAGCAGTTCGAGTTGTTCTTTTAGCTCAGTGATTTCAGATTCAATCTCGCTCGTTTCGCTTTGGATACGTGATGATTCGAGCCTAAGCTCCGAGCCAGGACCGGTCGATGGTGTTTCGTGCAGAGCCAGCTGGTGTTCGTGCAGTGCGTGCTTCGTTGTGAGTTCTTTGAGGGCGCTCTCGAGCCGCTCGTGGGTCTCTGTTAGCTCAGGGTGAGATCCTAAAGCGTCGAGGATTTCTGCCAAGTTGGCTTTGGCCTCACCTATTCGCTGGTCAACGGGTACCTGCAGGCGGCTTGGATCTTGCTCGGGGAGGGCGTTGAGGAGAACTGCATCAATGGCCGGAGGCACGGGTGGCGCGGTTACTGTGATGGTCGGTGGTTGGGTGGCACCTGCAATGCTTCTTGGTTTCACAAGCGGTTGAGCGGGTTGTTGAGGCTCACCGGTCGATTGACCTGGCACGGACGAGCTATCAAAGCCATCGTCCATATCCAGAGAAGGTGTAGAGGGCTGAGGCGATTGGGGAGTCAGTTTTGGCTGACCGGTCTCTGTTGTAGGCAGGGTAGACGGGACCTGTGGTGAGCTAGGGGGCTTAATTACCGTCATCGTTGATCCTCTTTTAGGGAGTCTATATCGAA
Above is a genomic segment from Deltaproteobacteria bacterium containing:
- a CDS encoding sigma-70 family RNA polymerase sigma factor, with amino-acid sequence PAYREILVLRDIEGLRAKEVAEVVGISVPAVKSRLHRARAQLREHLAATPYRPQPGCPDIRKVFSEHLEGDLSPDICSTMEAHVANCRACAAECDGLKAALNACATAPCEVPVAVQTRVKDALRQALEHSSF
- a CDS encoding formylglycine-generating enzyme family protein; amino-acid sequence: MSEARKLPKKTDKYGITMIKIPAGSFMMGDNSCKQVRAMCADPFDKSNKIPCADGSKEEKCTGQSHERPAHKVTLSSFWMAQTEVTQKQYYKVMGSNPSEYTSDKLGYRSENNPVEKVTWSEAKRFCEKIGYRLPTEAEFEYAQRAGTTGDHYGSLNRIAWYYKNSNNQTHPVAKKSPNSFGLYDMTGNVFEWVNDWYGKDYYKVSPGNNPKGPSSGSYSRVLRGGSFFSSSRLDYSRESPQGHDLRASGRYSNDPGSRNYCFGFRCAQ